In Citrus sinensis cultivar Valencia sweet orange chromosome 4, DVS_A1.0, whole genome shotgun sequence, one DNA window encodes the following:
- the LOC102608540 gene encoding protein PHYLLO, chloroplastic isoform X7, whose protein sequence is MQLDNAIGMNYSLGDHVNINAVWASLLIEECSRLGLTYFCIAPGSRSSPLAVAASTHPLITCIACYDERSLAFHALGYARGSHRPAVIITSSGTAVSNLLPAVVEASQDFVPVLLLTADRPPELQDAGANQAINQVNHFGSFVRFFFSLPAPTDQIPARMILTTLDAAVHWATSSPYGPVHINCPFREPLDNSPKHWMSSCLKGLDIWTSSIEPFTKYIQVQHSHACKSYTYGQMAEVLELVQGVNKGLLLVGAVHNEDEIWAVLHLARHIRWPVVADILSGLRLRKLLASFLETEQNILFLDHLDHALLSESVKDWIQFDVIIQIGSRITSKRISQMIEECFPCTYILVDNHPCRHDPSHSVTHRIQSTIVQFVDFLLKVQVPHRSSKWCSFLRALDMMVASEISFQICTDYSLTEPHVAHELSRALTSNSALFVGNSMAIRDVDMYGRNWTTCTRTVADIMLNSEFPQQWIRVAGNRGASGIDGLLSTAIGFAVGCNKHVLCVVGDISFLHDTNGLAILKQRMKRKPILMLVMNNHGGAIFSLLPIADRTEPRILDQYFYTTHNISIQNLCLAHGLNHVQVKTKVELEEALSMSQHLGTDRVIEVESCIDANATFHSMLRKFARQSADHTLNVLSQFSVPDTISCSLSICKICRMEYSLYRIQLCALPTSSYIDHNRSRFCREGFILSLYLEDGSVGYGEVAPLEIHKENLLDAEEQLRFLLHFMTGAKISYFLPLLKGSFSSWIWSTLGIPACEIFPSVRCGLEMAILNAIAVKHGSSFLNILYPLTEIDEEISKRSTSIKICALIDSNKSPVEVASIATTLVEEGFTAIKLKVARRADPIKDAEVIQEVRKKVGHRIELRVDANRNWTYQEALEFGFLVKDCDLQYIEEPVQNEEDIIKYCEESGLPVALDETIDKFQKDPLNMLEKYAHPGIVAIVIKPSVIGGFENAGLIARWAQRHGKMAVVSAAFESGLGLSAYIIFSSYLELQNAYLCKVMNRELCPPVAQGLGTYQWLKEDITTDPISICHNSCSGFVEASVAKATHILQNLQINNDVICKTSMEEQVLRYQLNVNSKDFCSFIKVQEIGQRIDIQDNILLFLHGFLGTGEEWIPIMKAVSGSARCISIDLPGHGGSKMQNHVAKATQEITTKATQEITTKATQEITLSIDVIADVLYKLIEQITPGKVTLVGYSMGARIALYMALRFSDKIKGTVIISGSPGLRDNIARKIRRAEDDSRACALVTHGLQVFLDTWYTGELWESLRSHPHFNRIVASRLLHEDVQSLSKALSDLSVGRQPPLWEDLKLCSTPLLIVVGEKDKKFKSIAEKMCYELSHDEKGSDDLRNQIYEMVEIPNCGHAVHLENPLPVIRAVRQFLTRVNQNSTSNPESNG, encoded by the exons ATG CAGTTGGATAATGCCATTGGAATGAATTACTCCTTAGGAGATCATGTTAATATCAATGCTGTTTGGGCTTCGCTTTTGATTGAAGAATGTTCTCGTCTTGGTTTGACG TATTTTTGTATAGCTCCAGGTTCAAGATCATCTCCTCTTGCTGTTGCTGCTTCCACTCATCCCCTAATAACATGTATTGCTTGCTATGATGAACGCTCACTTGCTTTTCATGCTCTTGGTTATGCAAGAGGATCTCACAGACCTGCTGTGATTATTACTTCATCAGGCACTGCAGTTTCAAATCTTCTTCCGGCT GTTGTGGAAGCCAGTCAGGATTTTGTGCCAGTTCTATTGCTTACGGCAGATCGTCCGCCAGAGCTTCAGGATGCTGGGGCTAACCAAGCAATCAATCAG gTAAATCATTTTGGCTCTTTTGTAAGGTTCTTCTTCAGTCTTCCTGCACCCACTGATCAGATTCCTGCACGAATGATACTTACCACGCTCGACGCTGCTGTGCATTGGGCTACCTCATCGCCTTATGGTCCTGTTCATATCAACTGCCCTTTCAGGGAGCCACTGGATAATAGTCCAAAACACTGGATGTCTAGTTGTTTGAAAGGATTAGATATTTGGACGTCTAGCATTGAACCATTCACTAAATATATTCAAGTGCAACACTCTCACGCATGCAAGAGTTATACTTATGGCCAAATGGCAGAAGTTCTGGAACTAGTTCAAGGTGTTAACAAAGGGCTTCTTCTGGTTGGTGCGGTCCATAATGAGGATGAGATATGGGCAGTTCTTCACTTGGCTAGACACATTCGATGGCCTGTTGTAGCTGACATTTTGTCAGGATTACGATTGAGAAAACTCTTGGCTTCCTTTCTTGAGACTGaacaaaatatcttatttCTTGACCATCTTGATCATGCTCTGCTTTCAGAATCTGTCAAGGACTGGATACAGTTTGATGTAATTATTCAG ATTGGAAGTCGGATTACAAGTAAAAGGATTTCTCAGATGATAGAGGAATGTTTTCCATGCACATACATCTTGGTTGACAATCATCCATGTCGTCATGATCCTTCCCATTCTGTAACTCACAGGATCCAGAGCACAATTGTCCAATTTGTGGATTTTTTGCTTAAAGTTCAAGTTCCACATAGGAGTAGCAAATGGTGCAGCTTTCTACGAGCACTTGATATGATG GTTGCATCAGAGATATCATTTCAAATTTGCACTGACTACTCCTTGACTGAACCTCATGTGGCACATGAACTTTCCAGAGCATTGACATCTAATTCTGCACTTTTTGTTGGGAACAGCATGGCAATACGAGATGTAGATATGTATGGACGTAATTGGACAACTTGTACTCGTACTGTTGCAGATATAATGCTAAACTCAGAATTTCCTCAGCAATGGATAAGGGTGGCTGGAAATAGGGGAGCTAGTGGTATTGATGGTTTGCTTAGCACAGCTATTGGTTTTGCTGTAGGATGTAATAAACAC GTACTGTGCGTAGTTGGAGATATTTCTTTCCTTCATGATACAAATGGTTTGGCAATATTGAAACAGAG GATGAAGCGGAAACCGATTCTGATGCTTGTGATGAACAATCATGGGGGTGCAATCTTCAGCCTTCTTCCAATTGCAGATAGAACTGAACCAAGAATATTGGATCAGTATTTCTACACCACCCATAACATTTCCATCCAAAATCTATGTTTGGCGCATGG TTTAAATCACGTACAAGTGAAGACAAAAGTAGAACTTGAAGAGGCTTTATCCATGTCCCAGCATCTCGGGACGGATCGTGTCATTGAAGTTGAGAGCTGCATTGATGCCAATGCCACATTCCACAG TATGTTAAGAAAATTTGCACGCCAATCAGCAGATCATACTTTGAACGTCCTTTCACAGTTTTCTGTTCCAGATACTATTTCATGTAGTCTCTCTATTTGTAAGATCTGTAGAATGGAATATTCTCTGTATAG GATTCAACTTTGCGCACTTCCTACGTCAAGTTATATCGATCATAATCGAAGTAGATTCTGTAGAGAAGGTTTTATTTTATCGTTGTATCTTGAAGATGGGAGTGTCGGGTATGGTGAG GTTGCACCTCTTGAAATCCACAAGGAAAACCTGCTGGATGCAGAAGAGCAACTTcgctttcttcttcattttatgACAGGAGCTAAAATCAGTTATTTTCTACCTCTGCTGAAGGGCTCATTTTCTTCATGGATATGGAGCACATTAGGAATACCT GCATGTGAAATATTTCCGAGTGTCAGATGTGGTTTGGAAATGGCTATCCTCAATGCCATTGCAGTAAAACATGGTTCCAGTTTCTTGAACATTCTCTATCCCCTGACAGAAATAGATGAAGAAATATCTAAACGGTCAACAAGTATAAAGATATGCGCCCTCATTGATTCGAATAAATCTCCTGTGGAGGTTGCTAGCATTGCCACCACTCTTGTGGAAGAAGGGTTCACTGCAATCAAACTCAAA GTTGCACGCCGGGCAGATCCCATTAAAGATGCAGAAGTTATACAAGAAGTAAGAAAGAAGGTTGGTCACAGGATTGAACTCCGTGTGGATGCCAATCGTAACTGGACCTATCAAGAAGCTCTTGAATTTGGTTTCTTAGTTAAAGATTGTGACTTGCAATATATTGAG GAGCCTGTTCAGAATGAAGAGGATATTATAAAGTACTGTGAAGAAAGCGGCTTGCCTGTAGCGTTGGATGAAACCATTGACAAATTCCAAAAAGATCCTCTTAATATGCTTGAGAAGTATGCTCACCCAGGAATAGTTGCTATT GTGATCAAACCAAGTGTCATTGGTGGATTTGAAAATGCAGGATTAATTGCAAGATGGGCCCAGCGACATGGGAAGATGGCTGTTGTCAGTGCTGCCTTTGAAAGTGGTCTAGGTTTGTCAGCATATATCATATTTTCTAGCTATCTGGAGCTGCAGAATGCATATTTATGCAAAGTGATGAATCGTGAACTGTGCCCCCCTGTAGCCCAAGGTCTTGGAACTTATCAGTGGCTTAAAGAAGACATAACAACTGATCCTATCAGTATTTGTCATAATTCGTGTAGTGGCTTTGTAGAAGCATCTGTTGCTAAAGCTACCCACATCCTGCAGAacttacaaattaataatgacGTTATATGTAAAACTTCCATGGAGGAGCAAGTTTTGAGATACCAATTGAATGTGAATTCAAAGGATTTCTGCAGTTTCATCAAAGTGCAAGAGATTGGACAAAGAATTGAT ATACAGGATAACATACTTCTGTTTCTCCATGGCTTTCTTGGAACTGGTGAAGAATGGATTCCTATTATGAAGGCCGTCTCAGGATCAGCAAGATGCATCTCAATTGATCTCCCTGGTCATGGGGGATCAAAGATGCAAAATCATGTTGCTAAAGCCACACAGGAAATAACTACTAAAGCCACACAGGAAATAACTACTAAAGCCACACAGGAAATAACTTTGTCAATAGACGTCATTGCGGACGTACTATATAAGCTGATTGAACAGATTACTCCTGGAAAAGTTACTCTAGTTGGGTATTCTATGGGAGCAAGAATTGCCTTGTATATGGCCCTGAGATTCAGTGATAAG ATCAAAGGAACCGTTATAATATCTGGAAGCCCAGGGCTACGAGATAATATAGCAAGAAAAATTCGTAGGGCTGAAGATGATTCTAGAGCGTGCGCCCTTGTCACTCATGGTCTGCAAGTCTTTCTAGATACCTGGTATACTGGGGAGCTCTGGGAAAG CTTGAGAAGCCATCCCCATTTTAATCGAATAGTTGCCAGCCGCTTGTTGCATGAAGATGTGCAGAGTCTTTCAAAAGCTCTGTCAGATTTAAGTGTTGGGAGACAGCC GCCATTGTGGGAAGATTTGAAGCTATGCAGCACACCTCTCTTGATTGTTGTCGGAGAGAAAGATAAGAAATTCAAGTCAATTGCTGAAAAAATGTGCTATGAACTTAGCCATGACGAAAAGGGTAGTGATGATCTGAGGAA